The Panicum virgatum strain AP13 chromosome 5K, P.virgatum_v5, whole genome shotgun sequence genome has a window encoding:
- the LOC120707750 gene encoding cytochrome P450 711A1-like has protein sequence MEIGAVLGAMEEYMFTLAAMAVGFLVVVYLYEPYWKVRHVPGPVPLPLIGHLHLLAKHGPDVFPVLAKKHGPIFRFHVGRQPLIIVANAELCKEVGIKKFKSLPNRSLPSPIANSPIHLKGLFSTRDSRWSAMRNVIVSIYQPSHLAGLIPNMESYIARAAVNLEDGSEVAFSDLALSLATDIIGEAAFGADFGLSRKPAVPSDDGAESGACTDDDGRSVAANKSSEFIKMHIYSTTSLKMDLSGSLSTIVGTLVPLLQKPLQQVLLRVPGSADREIARVNGELCRMMDAIVADREEARERAPASQQHKDFLSVVLAARDSNASSRELLTPDYLSALTYEHLLAGSATTAFTLSSVVYLVAKHREVEEKLLREVDAFGPSSRVPTADDLQTKFPYLDQVVKESMRFFMVSPLVARETSERVEIGGYLLPKGIWVWMAPGVLAKDPINFPDPELFRPERFDPASDEQKKRHPYALIPFGIGPRVCIGQKFSIQEIKLALIHLYRQYVFRHSPSMESPLEFQFGILLHFKHGVKLQVIKRHKH, from the exons ATGGAGATAGGCGCGGTTCTGGGTGCAATGGAGGAGTACATGTTCACCTTGGCGGCCATGGCAGTGGGGTTCCTGGTGGTTGTTTACCTGTACGAGCCTTACTGGAAGGTCCGGCATGTGCCCGGGCCCGTGCCGCTGCCGCTCATCGGCCACCTCCACCTGCTGGCAAAGCACGGCCCCGACGTCTTCCCCGTGCTCGCCAAAAAGCACGGTCCTATCTTCAG GTTTCACGTGGGAAGGCAGCCTTTGATCATCGTGGCCAACGCAGAGCTTTGCAAGGAGGTAGGCATCAAGAAGTTCAAGAGCCTCCCCAACCGGAGCTTGCCGTCGCCCATCGCCAATTCTCCGATCCATCTGAAAGGCCTCTTCTCCACAAG GGATTCGAGGTGGTCGGCGATGCGAAACGTTATCGTCTCCATCTACCAGCCGTCGCACCTCGCGGGGCTGATCCCGAACATGGAGTCGTACAtcgcgcgcgcggcggtgaACCTCGAAGACGGAAGCGAGGTCGCCTTCTCCGATCTTGCGCTCAGCCTCGCCACTGACATCATCGGAGAGGCGGCGTTCGGCGCGGATTTCGGCCTATCCCGAAAGCCGGCTGTGCCTAGCGACGACGGTGCGGAGAGCGGAGCCTGCACTGACGACGACGGCAGATCTGTTGCGGCGAACAAGTCATCAGAGTTCATAAAAATGCACATCTACTCGACCACGTCGCTCAAGATGGACCTGTCGGGTTCTCTATCCACCATAGTCGGCACGCTCGTGCCCTTGCTGCAGAAGCCGTTGCAGCAGGTGCTCTTGAGGGTCCCCGGCTCTGCCGACAGGGAGATCGCCCGCGTTAACGGCGAACTCTGCAGGATGATGGACGCCATCGTCGCAGACCGGGAGGAGGCGAGGGAGCGGGCGCCGGCATCGCAGCAGCACAAGGATTTCCTGTCCGTGGTTCTCGCGGCGAGAGACAGCAACGCGTCCTCACGAGAACTGCTCACGCCGGACTACTTGAGCGCGCTGACCTACGAACACCTCCTCGCTGGGTCGGCGACGACAGCTTTCACGCTGTCCTCCGTCGTCTACCTCGTCGCCAAACACCGGGAGGTGGAGGAGAAACTGCTCAGGGAGGTCGACGCATTCGGGCCTAGCAGCCGCGTTCCCACGGCGGACGATCTTCAGACCAAGTTCCCTTACCTCGATCAG GTGGTGAAGGAGTCGATGAGATTTTTCATGGTCTCGCCATTGGTGGCACGAGAGACCTCCGAGCGGGTGGAGATTGGTGGCTATCTCCTTCCCAAG GGTATATGGGTGTGGATGGCACCGGGTGTTCTCGCCAAGGACCCCATCAACTTCCCAGACCCTGAGCTATTCCGGCCGGAGCGGTTTGACCCTGCCAGTGATGAGCAAAAGAAGCGGCACCCATACGCACTTATCCCATTTGGAATCGGCCCCAGGGTTTGCATCGGCCAGAAGTTCTCCATTCAGGAGATCAAGCTCGCGCTAATCCACCTCTACCGGCAGTACGTGTTCCGGCACTCTCCCAGCATGGAGTCCCCTCTGGAGTTCCAGTTTGGAATTTTGCTCCACTTCAAGCATGGAGTGAAGCTTCAGGTCATCAAGAGGCACAAGCATTAG